A DNA window from Tachysurus vachellii isolate PV-2020 chromosome 20, HZAU_Pvac_v1, whole genome shotgun sequence contains the following coding sequences:
- the LOC132863683 gene encoding choline transporter-like protein 4, giving the protein MDTSSALRTGFNLKSRTVRIIEDLAITWYWILVGLVIALVVSLVLLLLMRCCVSLVSILFLPGLLSLGAYGIYQCYQYEKNINSQLTLGDLSFQSKMSDYLQVKEIWLGCIVTVCLLEFILVMLFISYLRKGLTAALALMKECSKVMGVLSSTMAYPLVTFLLVMLCMTFFTVTNVNLVTSGLPVYKKLALNTSNANCTAVSGEEKCVPENFKASDYPKCPVRCVFVHYDEEEGFFQRHAQNFQIYNLLSCLWCLNFIITLGQCTLARTFSSYYWSLSNLHNIRRSIVSKALFQMLRYHTGSMAFGAIFVNMFQGIRMFLEFLKDVTRGGQRCCCCCMPLMMLLKCCFSVLDNVLKYFTRNTYIMIATHGDNFFTSAKNVHMLCERNKDRVRMVDRTTDWLLFFGRLLVVGAIGVLAFYFFNGDIPVSADIFQVELLSFRWLHFTVSSTTKQCINI; this is encoded by the exons ATGGACACTTCAAG CGCTCTCAGGACAGGCTTTAATCTCAAATCCAGAACAGTCAGGATCATCGAGGACCTCGCCATTACCTGGTATTGGATATTAGT AGGTCTGGTGATTGCACTGGTGGTCAGTTTAGTGCTGCTCCTGCTGATGCGATGCTgtgtgtctctggtgtccatacTTTTCCTCCCTGGTCTTCTGTCACTGGGAGCATATG GCATTTACCAATGTTACCAGTATGAGAAAAACATCAACTCACAGCTCACACTTGGTGACCTCAGCTTTCAATCCAAGATGTCAGACTACCTTCAAGTAAAGGAGATCTGGCTGGGTTGCA TTGTGACTGTTTGCCTGCTGGAGTTTATCCTGGTGATGctgtttatatcatatttaagAAAAGGTCTCACAGCAGCGCTGGCATTGATGAAGGAGTGCAGCAA GGTGATGGGTGTACTATCATCTACAATGGCATACCCACTGGTCACTTTTCTGCTGGTCATGCTCTGTATGACCTTCTTTACAGTGACTAATGT AAATCTGGTGACTTCTGGATTGCCAGTGTATAAAAAACTTGCACTGAACACCTCGAATGCAAACTGTACTGCAGTCAGCGGTGAAGAAAAATGTGTCCCTGAA AATTTCAAGGCATCAGACTATCCAAAGTGTCCTGTGCgctgtgtatttgtgcattatGATGAGGAAGAAGGGTTTTTTCAAAGACATGCACAAAACTTTCAGATTTATAACTTGCTGTCTTGTCTTTGGTGCCTTAATTTCATTATTACACTGGGCCAGTGCACATTAGCGAGGACCTTTAGCAGCTACTATTGGTCGTTAAGCAACCTGCACAACATCCGCCGATCTATTGTGTCTAAGGCGCTCTTCCAGATGTTACG GTACCATACTGGCTCCATGGCGTTTGGCGCCATCTTTGTCAACATGTTCCAGGGCATACGGATGTTCCTGGAATTTCTCAAAGACGTGACCAGAG GCGGACAGAGATGTTGTTGCTGTTGCATGCCTCTAATGATGCTGCTAAAATGTTGCTTTAGTGTCTTGGATAATGTCCTGAAGTACTTTACCCGAAACACCTACATAATG ATTGCAACGCATGGAGACAATTTCTTCACGTCAGCCAAGAACGTTCACATGCTCTGTGAGAGGAACAAGGACCG CGTGCGGATGGTGGACCGGACTACAGACTGGCTGCTGTTCTTCGGGAGACTGCTGGTGGTCGGAGCGATAG GTGTCTTGGCCTTCTACTTTTTTAATGGAGACATTCCAGTGTCAGCTGACATCTTCCAGGTGGAGTTGCTGAGCTTTCGCTGGCTGCATTTTACTGTAAGTTCTACCACCAAgcaatgtataaatatttaa